The Methanobacterium lacus genome includes a region encoding these proteins:
- the trpA gene encoding tryptophan synthase subunit alpha, with product MNPNNQKTKTYKEVFEELKNKNEGAFIPFVVAGDPNFETSIEIVKKFVENGADALEIGFPFSDPVADGPSVQTADIRALESGMTTEKCFKFIERIREFTQVPIGLLVYYNLIYRKGIETFYKRASEAGVTGILAADLPIEEAGSAVEMADKYGVNQIFMVAQTTRNERIDEIAKHASGFLYVVAVMGVTGARSDIQTSTVDLITRVKDRTDLPIAVGFGISKPEHVRDVIKSGSNGAIVASAIINIITANLDNKDKALEEIGKFCSELKQSTKI from the coding sequence ATGAACCCAAACAACCAGAAAACCAAGACCTACAAAGAAGTATTTGAAGAACTTAAAAACAAGAATGAAGGAGCATTCATACCATTTGTAGTTGCAGGGGACCCTAACTTTGAAACATCCATCGAGATAGTTAAAAAATTCGTTGAAAACGGGGCAGACGCACTTGAAATTGGATTCCCATTTAGTGATCCTGTTGCAGACGGTCCAAGTGTACAAACAGCAGATATCCGTGCACTTGAATCTGGAATGACCACAGAGAAGTGCTTCAAATTCATAGAAAGAATTCGTGAATTTACCCAGGTACCTATAGGACTGCTTGTTTACTACAACCTCATCTACAGGAAGGGCATTGAAACATTTTACAAACGTGCCAGTGAAGCAGGTGTAACTGGAATTCTTGCAGCAGACCTTCCAATAGAAGAAGCAGGATCCGCAGTTGAAATGGCAGACAAGTACGGTGTCAATCAAATATTCATGGTTGCACAGACAACCAGAAACGAGAGGATCGATGAAATAGCTAAACATGCATCAGGATTTCTCTACGTTGTGGCCGTCATGGGTGTGACAGGCGCAAGATCAGACATCCAAACAAGCACAGTTGATCTCATAACAAGGGTTAAAGATCGTACAGATCTACCAATTGCAGTTGGCTTTGGAATTTCAAAACCTGAACATGTGCGGGACGTTATAAAATCAGGATCCAACGGTGCAATAGTAGCCAGTGCCATCATAAACATCATCACAGCTAACCTTGACAACAAAGACAAGGCACTCGAAGAGATTGGTAAATTCTGCAGTGAACTTAAACAATCAACCAAGATATAG
- the trpD gene encoding anthranilate phosphoribosyltransferase, whose product MISECLKKVVAGNDLTQDEAYTSMMEMTSGEAGEIRTAAFLTALSMKGETADEITGFVKAMRELCIEVSPETDLPLVDTCGTGGDRLKTFNISTTAAIIAAASDVAIAKHGNRSITSKCGGADILEALGVNINCDKSSVERCIETCKISFIFAPNFHPSMKRIMPVRQELGIRTVFNILGPLTSPANADIQLLGVFDPEYVEIIADVLKNLDVKHAMVVHGFDENDDPAMDEISTIGKTRVAILENGRVTVKDIYPEDFGVKRSKSRFIRAPETIEENIQVVKDVLSGKNSTTEERAKLDMCLVNAAAILYIAGQADSLKMGYQNAYATVKSGRALEKLGSFIEISNN is encoded by the coding sequence ATGATATCTGAATGTCTCAAAAAGGTTGTAGCTGGAAATGACCTGACTCAAGATGAAGCCTACACCTCAATGATGGAAATGACCAGTGGAGAAGCTGGAGAAATAAGAACAGCAGCATTTTTAACGGCACTTAGTATGAAGGGTGAAACAGCAGATGAAATAACAGGCTTTGTGAAGGCTATGAGGGAGTTATGCATCGAAGTTTCACCTGAAACTGACCTTCCGCTGGTGGATACTTGCGGTACCGGGGGGGACCGGCTTAAAACATTCAACATAAGCACCACAGCCGCAATTATAGCTGCTGCATCCGATGTTGCCATAGCAAAACATGGAAATAGGAGCATAACCAGTAAATGTGGAGGTGCAGATATTCTTGAAGCCCTGGGTGTTAACATAAACTGCGATAAAAGTTCAGTTGAAAGATGTATCGAAACCTGTAAGATTTCCTTCATATTTGCACCAAATTTCCATCCCTCAATGAAAAGGATAATGCCAGTCAGACAGGAACTGGGAATAAGAACGGTGTTCAACATATTAGGCCCTTTAACCTCACCTGCAAATGCAGATATACAGCTGCTAGGTGTTTTTGACCCGGAATATGTGGAGATCATTGCAGATGTTCTTAAAAATCTTGATGTTAAACATGCAATGGTGGTGCATGGATTTGATGAGAACGATGATCCAGCCATGGATGAAATTTCTACCATAGGCAAAACCAGGGTGGCAATTCTTGAAAATGGAAGGGTAACTGTTAAAGACATCTATCCCGAAGATTTTGGTGTTAAAAGGTCAAAGTCAAGATTTATAAGGGCACCTGAAACCATTGAAGAAAACATCCAAGTGGTGAAGGATGTTCTATCTGGTAAAAACAGCACAACAGAGGAAAGGGCAAAGCTTGACATGTGTCTTGTTAATGCAGCTGCCATACTCTACATTGCGGGACAAGCAGATAGTTTAAAGATGGGTTACCAAAATGCATATGCAACAGTTAAATCTGGAAGGGCATTGGAAAAACTTGGAAGTTTCATCGAGATAAGTAACAACTAA
- a CDS encoding adenylate kinase gives MNWNITALVGVPGVGKTSLCKTATGQVGIKYVNYGELMLEVATSNDLASSQGEMFHLKLEVQEFIWKQAAIQVRTMAKNQNLLVDLHGLDISDEGYIQSLPIETFCPDLIVIVEASYEDIMLRRMGDDTRNRSLVDLKSLEEQFQLLRMSMMSAAVLCSAFVKILHNDDLDSCVTELVSLLSKGS, from the coding sequence ATGAATTGGAACATCACAGCCCTTGTTGGTGTTCCAGGTGTGGGTAAAACCTCACTTTGCAAAACTGCAACAGGGCAAGTTGGAATTAAATATGTGAACTATGGAGAGCTCATGCTCGAAGTAGCCACATCCAATGATCTGGCTTCAAGTCAAGGTGAAATGTTTCATCTAAAACTTGAAGTCCAGGAATTCATTTGGAAACAGGCTGCTATCCAAGTTCGGACCATGGCAAAAAACCAGAATCTTCTGGTGGATCTGCATGGTTTAGATATTTCTGATGAGGGTTACATTCAATCGTTACCAATTGAAACCTTCTGTCCAGATCTGATCGTTATTGTTGAAGCCTCCTACGAAGACATCATGCTTCGAAGGATGGGTGATGATACACGTAACAGATCATTGGTTGATCTGAAATCTTTGGAAGAACAGTTTCAATTGTTGAGGATGTCCATGATGTCTGCCGCTGTTTTATGTAGTGCTTTCGTTAAAATTTTGCACAACGATGATCTTGATAGTTGCGTCACCGAACTTGTGAGCTTGCTATCAAAAGGGTCTTGA